One window of Triticum dicoccoides isolate Atlit2015 ecotype Zavitan chromosome 5A, WEW_v2.0, whole genome shotgun sequence genomic DNA carries:
- the LOC119303238 gene encoding pentatricopeptide repeat-containing protein At1g77360, mitochondrial-like has protein sequence MASFRLTGLEARKVFVRMLSSGTGGSDAAVEAFDPAKRLCKLIISCRQASGLEIELDHSDLRVTPDVAERVLERLDNAGMLAYRFFEWARKQRRGGCAHTVRSFHTVVASLAKIRQYQLMWDVVAIMCRQGVVNVETFGIIMRKYARAQKVDEAVYTFNVMEKYGVVPNLAAFNSLLCALCKSKNVRKAQEIFEQMNDRFSPDAKTYSILLEGWGRAPNLPKMREVYSEMLDAGCQPDIVTYGIMVDSLCKTGRVEEAVFVVQDMSSRGCQPTTFIYSVLVHTYGVEMRIEDAVATFLDMQKDGIVPDVVVYNALVTAFCKVKKFDNAFRVMDDMEGHGITPNSRTWNIILNKMISLGKDEEAYRVFRRMIKRCQPDSDTYTMMIKMFCENDRLEMALKVWKYMRLKQFLPSMHMFSVLINGLCDKGEVSQACVLLEDMIEKGIRPPGSTFGKLRQLLLKEGRKDVLEFLVDKMKILIQEPLFD, from the coding sequence ATGGCCAGTTTCCGTCTCACCGGTCTGGAGGCACGCAAGGTGTTTGTTAGAATGCTTAGCAGCGGGACAGGTGGCAGCGATGCCGCTGTGGAGGCTTTTGACCCCGCCAAGCGCCTCTGCAAGCTCATCATCTCCTGCCGGCAGGCCTCGGGGCTTGAGATCGAGCTCGACCACAGCGACCTCCGAGTCACCCCGGACGTCGCCGAGCGCGTCCTCGAGCGCCTCGACAACGCTGGCATGCTCGCGTATCGCTTCTTCGAGTGGGCGCGCAAGCAGAGGCGTGGTGGCTGCGCCCACACCGTCCGCTCCTTCCACACGGTGGTCGCGTCCCTCGCCAAGATCCGCCAGTACCAGCTCATGTGGGACGTCGTTGCCATAATGTGCCGGCAGGGCGTGGTCAATGTCGAGACGTTTGGCATCATAATGCGGAAGTACGCACGGGCGCAGAAGGTCGATGAAGCTGTTTACACGTTCAATGTCATGGAGAAGTACGGCGTGGTGCCTAACCTCGCCGCTTTCAACAGCCTGCTTTGCGCACTGTGCAAGTCCAAGAATGTGCGCAAGGCACAGGAGATCTTTGAACAGATGAATGACCGGTTCAGCCCTGATGCCAAGACCTATAGCATCTTGCTTGAGGGTTGGGGGAGAGCGCCTAATCTCCCAAAGATGCGAGAGGTCTACAGTGAGATGCTTGATGCAGGCTGCCAGCCTGACATAGTCACATATGGCATCATGGTTGATTCCCTCTGCAAGACAGGCCGTGTTGAGGAAGCTGTCTTTGTGGTGCAGGACATGAGCTCCAGGGGCTGCCAACCAACAACCTTCATATACAGTGTGCTCGTGCATACTTACGGTGTTGAAATGAGGATCGAGGATGCTGTTGCAACATTTTTGGATATGCAGAAGGACGGAATCGTGCCAGATGTTGTGGTTTATAATGCACTTGTCACTGCCTTCTGCAAAGTGAAAAAATTTGACAATGCATTTAgagtcatggatgacatggaaggcCATGGAATCACCCCAAACTCAAGGACCTGGAACATCATCCTTAACAAGATGATTAGCCTTGGAAAGGATGAAGAAGCATACAGGGTCTTCCGCCGTATGATAAAGCGCTGCCAGCCAGATTCTGATACATACACCATGATGATAAAGATGTTCTGTGAGAATGACAGGTTAGAGATGGCACTGAAGGTATGGAAATATATGAGGTTGAAGCAGTTTCTGCCGAGCATGCACATGTTCTCTGTGCTGATCAACGGGCTGTGTGACAAGGGTGAGGTTAGCCAAGCTTGTGTTCTGCTTGAAGATATGATAGAGAAGGGCATTAGACCCCCTGGTTCAACATTTGGCAAGCTGAGGCAGCTCCTtctgaaggaaggaaggaaggatgtGCTTGAATTTCTCGTTGATAAAATGAAGATTCTGATACAGGAACCTTTGTTTGATTGA